The Stigmatella erecta genome segment GCGGCGAGCCCCTGGAGGAAATCGCCCTTCATCTGCTTCAGCTCCGGCGTCTGGAGGATCCGGTCGATGTAGGCGGGCACCTGGGCATCCTGCGCGCCGGGGTCTTCGTCCTGGGGGAGGATGCGCTCGCAGGCGGCGGCCATGGTGACGAACTCCCGGCCGGTGAAGGTGCCATGCGGCGAATCCGAGAGGGCGGCCGGGGCGGCCGGGGCCTCGTCCGAGGCCGGGCGCTTGCAGGCCGTGGGGCCCAGCAGCACCACGCCCCCACCGAAGAAGGTCAGCCGCTGGATGAAGGAGCGCCGGGACAGGCGCCTCGAAGAGGGGCGTTGACGGGCCATACGGGGGCCAGCCTAGGCCGGTCCTCGGGCTTTGGAAACCGGGCCGGTAGCGTAGGATGGCGGCCTTCAACTCGGCCGACACCGGAGGAGACGTGATGAGACGGCATGCATGGGGACTGTGCCTGATGCTCGCACTGGCAGGCTGCAAGGGCGACGACGACGGCGGTGGCGGCGGGGGCAACAACGACGCGGGCCCCCCCCCCGTGGATCCGAACAAGGACTCACCCTTCCAGCGCTTCACGCTCGACGCGGCGGGCACCGACCTGCAACCGCTGTCACTCGCCGTGGGGCCCGGGGACACGGTCGGCGTGGCGTACTTCTTCCGGGTGAGTGATGCCCAGTACGAGATTCGCTATGTCCAGACGGGCAGTGACGGCCGGGTCTCCACGCCCGAGACCATCACCACCGTGAAGATGGTGTACGGCCTGTCGCTCGCGTTCGACGGGGACGGCCGCCCGGCGGTGGCCTACCTCGGGGGCGCGGAGGATCCCGCCGCGGCCTTCTGGTTCCTGAATGACCAGGAGGTGGCCTACCGGAACGCCTCGGGCCAGTGGGTGAAGAAGGTGGCTGTGCGGGAGAGCAACGAGGCGAAGGCCGGTAACCCGGTGAGCGACAGCGGCAACGTCGTGGGCATCAACCCCGCGCTCGTCTTCAACGGGACGCAGGCGATCGTGGCCTACCGCGATGTGCACCAGGGCCAGTTCGACAAGCAGGACTATGAGGCGAGCGACCTGGAGGTGGCCCTGGGAGGCCCGGATACCTGGACGCACGCCGTCGTGTCCGCCGGGGGCAACGACAAGCGCGCCTATGGGGGCCACATCGACATGGTGATGGCGGACGGGCAGCCGGCGCTGGTGCATGACCAGGTGTCTGGGAGCGCGGAGGGCACGGGCTCGAACGTCCTGTTCCAGCGGCGCAACGCGAACGGCACCTGGACGAAGGGGGTGGAGGTGCAGACGGTGTCCAACACGCAGCGGGGCGCCTCGCTGGCGTGGGACCCGGTGCTGGGCTTCGGCATCGCCGTGGTGGAGCGCTCCGCCAACCGGCTCACCTTCACGTCCTGCGAGGGAACGTCGGCCTCGCGGTGTGGCGCCGAGGCGGACTGGACCGAGCCGGATCCCGTCTACGCGTCGGGCACGGGCGGCTGGTACCCGTCACTGGCCATCGATCCCACGACGCATGATCCGTCCATCGCCTTCTATATTTGCTCGAACGCGTCGGGGGTCAACGAGGGCGGCTGCAACCCGAACGACGACGAGCTGCGGGTGACCACGCGCATCGCGGGCAACTGGCGCGAGGCGCTGGTGGACGCGGAAGGCGGCTGGTCTCCGAAGATGGCGTACCTCTCCACGGGGCAGCGGGTCATTGCCTACCGGGCGCCGGGAAATGGCGTCCTCAAGCTCGCGGTGGAGCGATGAGCCGGGCAGGTCCGGGGCTGAGACACGGGCTCGCGGGCCTGCTGGCGGCAGGAGGGCTGCTGGGCTGCGGCGGCCCCAACTCGCTGTCGGGCAGCGTGGAGGAACTCTTCTCCCTGGAAGTCTCTCGCGTGGAGGTGCTGCGCAACGCCGAGGCGCTTCAGGTCAGCTACTACCGGAACGCGGGACAGGATGTGGACCTGGTGGTGCGCCTCACGCTGGCCACCGAGGGGTTGGACCTGCGGCCTGGCAAGAAGGTGAACCTGGCGGGCACCACGGAGTCTGGAATGGCCCGGACGACGGTGGTCCACCTGTCGGCCGGAGAGCCTGCCCGGCTCTTCGGACCGGTGGACAAGGGAGACCTCTCCCTGGATGAGGGCGGCGGCATCGGTGAGTCCACGAGCGGCGACTTCTCCCTCTCCTTCCAGCGGGGAGACAGCTATGGCGCGGGCCGCAGCCTGGAGGGCCGCTTCTCCGCCATCGCCCTGGACGCGGGCTTTGGTCCGGAGCCCTTGCCCCCGGAGGGCATCGTTCCCCTGCCGTGAGGCCCGTCCGGAGTGGGCAACCCAGCGGGGAGTGCTGACAGGCGGTGACTCAGGGAGTAGGGTGTTGCTTCCATGGACACGGCATTTCCCGAGAAGCTCCCTCCTGGCACCGTCATTGGCTCCTGGCAGGTCATCAGCGGCGCGGGCCGCGGGGCTTACGGGGCCGTTTACTGCGCCGTGCAGGAGGGGCAGGAGGAGGCGGGATGGGTGGCGCTCAAGGTGGCCCTGCGCTCCCGTGAGGAGCGCTTCGAGCGCGAGGCAGAGGTGCTGTCCCGGATTCGCCACCCGGGAGTTCCCCGCCTGCTTGCCCGGGGCGAATGGAAGGGAGGACGCTGGAGGGTGCCTCATCCCTATCTTGTCATGGAGTGGGTGGAAGGAATTCCCCTGTATCAGTGGGCCTGGGTGAACGCTCCGAACTCGCGCCAGGTTCTCCGGGTGCTCGCGCAGCTGTGCCGCACCCTTCAGGCGATCCACGCGGCTCAATGTCTGCACCGGGATGTGAAGGGCGCTAATGTTCTCGTGGGACCGGAGGGAAAGGTGTCCTTGGTGGACTTCGGTTCCGGAACGTACCCGGAGGCGCCGCCGCTCACGGAGGCGCCGCTCGCTCCGGGAACGCGGCCCTACCGGAGTCCCCAGGCCCTTCTCCATGCGCGGGCCCACGCATGGGATGGCGCGCGGTACAAAGCCAGGCCCGAGGACGATGTGTATGCGTTGGGAGTCACCGCCTACCGGATGGTGACCGGGGTGTACCCTCCGCTGGGTGCAGACCTGGAGGTGGGGCAGGGCACGAGCCAAGAGGCCAAGCCTGTCCGGCAACCACCCCATCTGCGGGTTCGCGCGATCATCCCGGAACTTTCGGTGCTCATTGAGCGGATGCTGGAGGAGACACCTTCAGCGCGGGGCAGCGCACGCGAGTTGGCGGAGGCATTGGAGGCGGCGGCAGCCCGGGCGGGCCCGGAGGCGGACCGTCGCCTGGATACCGCAGCAAGTTTCCAGCCAGTGATGACCGTGGTTCCAGAGCCACTTGGCTGGCGAACTCCAGCCCGGGCTGGGCTGATCGGAGCCGCAGTGGCATGCCTCGTGATTGGCCTGTCCACCCATCGCGTGTCCGAGCACCCTTGGCCGGTGCCCCCGGAAGAGGGGGAACCGGATGCGGGGACGGTGGGGTTGGCAGATGCCTCTGTGACACCGGAGGCGCTGGCCGCTGCGGCACGCGCAGAGGATGCCCCACTGCCTGAGAAATCAGTGGCCTTGGAGATGCCCAAGCAGCCGTTCGCTGGACAGAAGCGGCCACCGTGCAAGCCCCAGCGGGAGACGGAAATCAGGGGAGGGTGCTGGGCGGCCCTTCTAAATGCCCAAGCTCCCTGTGAGGACGACGGATACGAGTGGGCCGGGAAATGTTTTCTGCCGGTTAAGGCTCGCCCCCGTCCCGATACGTCGAACTACCCTTA includes the following:
- a CDS encoding gluconate 2-dehydrogenase subunit 3 family protein produces the protein MARQRPSSRRLSRRSFIQRLTFFGGGVVLLGPTACKRPASDEAPAAPAALSDSPHGTFTGREFVTMAAACERILPQDEDPGAQDAQVPAYIDRILQTPELKQMKGDFLQGLAALERRSRSMFQKGFSEATPSQQDELLAIFKDSRSGSGEAHFYELLLLLTLEGFLGDPSYGGNKDRVGWRLVGFDTVGTVAMAPPEGYDGPKCLRECGEHR
- a CDS encoding serine/threonine protein kinase; this encodes MDTAFPEKLPPGTVIGSWQVISGAGRGAYGAVYCAVQEGQEEAGWVALKVALRSREERFEREAEVLSRIRHPGVPRLLARGEWKGGRWRVPHPYLVMEWVEGIPLYQWAWVNAPNSRQVLRVLAQLCRTLQAIHAAQCLHRDVKGANVLVGPEGKVSLVDFGSGTYPEAPPLTEAPLAPGTRPYRSPQALLHARAHAWDGARYKARPEDDVYALGVTAYRMVTGVYPPLGADLEVGQGTSQEAKPVRQPPHLRVRAIIPELSVLIERMLEETPSARGSARELAEALEAAAARAGPEADRRLDTAASFQPVMTVVPEPLGWRTPARAGLIGAAVACLVIGLSTHRVSEHPWPVPPEEGEPDAGTVGLADASVTPEALAAAARAEDAPLPEKSVALEMPKQPFAGQKRPPCKPQRETEIRGGCWAALLNAQAPCEDDGYEWAGKCFLPVKARPRPDTSNYP